In one window of Silvanigrella paludirubra DNA:
- a CDS encoding non-canonical purine NTP pyrophosphatase, protein MTILIFTSNSGKLVEFQKMLKNEINLVGLKELNELSSNHNVEPIENSDYFLTNAFIKVFVALKYIYNNKNIQKFNEIKKIIIDDSGLCVPGLNYLPGVHSANYAGYPKDDKKNKLKLADEILKSSKSFDYANEKRLSAFFVCFLFEINFNQINDFEFINNFDFTEASSFVNKNLIENENELLKKVDLKRVGGFHSISLPFSMFYKEFPLDIHLNIHYGYCNGEVSSKEQNLISGAGHGYDSQFFSLANKDLSFASISMEEKNRLSHRAFAMEAFKKKNDFNKSSKNIQQ, encoded by the coding sequence ATGACAATTTTAATATTTACAAGTAATAGTGGAAAATTAGTTGAATTTCAAAAAATGTTAAAGAATGAAATTAATCTAGTTGGTCTTAAAGAATTAAATGAATTATCTAGTAACCATAATGTTGAGCCCATAGAAAATTCAGACTATTTTTTAACAAATGCTTTTATCAAAGTATTTGTTGCGTTAAAATACATTTATAATAATAAAAATATTCAAAAATTTAATGAAATAAAAAAAATTATTATAGATGATTCTGGTTTGTGTGTACCTGGTTTAAATTATTTGCCAGGTGTTCATTCTGCAAATTATGCTGGTTATCCCAAAGATGATAAAAAAAATAAGTTAAAACTTGCCGATGAAATCTTAAAAAGTTCAAAATCTTTTGATTATGCAAATGAAAAAAGATTATCCGCATTTTTTGTTTGTTTTTTATTTGAAATAAATTTTAACCAAATAAATGATTTTGAATTTATAAATAATTTTGATTTTACAGAGGCATCATCATTTGTAAACAAAAATTTAATAGAAAATGAAAATGAACTTTTGAAAAAAGTTGATCTTAAAAGGGTAGGTGGTTTTCATTCAATTTCATTACCCTTTTCTATGTTTTACAAGGAATTTCCTTTAGATATTCATCTAAATATTCACTATGGATATTGTAATGGTGAAGTCTCTTCAAAAGAGCAAAATTTGATTTCTGGTGCTGGTCACGGGTATGATTCACAATTTTTTTCTTTAGCAAATAAAGATCTTTCTTTTGCTAGTATTTCTATGGAAGAAAAAAATCGTTTAAGTCATAGAGCGTTTGCAATGGAGGCATTTAAGAAAAAAAATGATTTCAATAAATCTTCCAAAAATATTCAGCAATGA
- a CDS encoding L-threonylcarbamoyladenylate synthase: MAKILNFSEESMDLCAHALQASNLVAFPTETVYGLGANALDEKALEKIFFAKGRPKSDPLIVHISEIFQAESLTEMTSFQRHCFDILGKKFWPGPLTLIVKASKNIPKLITAGGDSIAIRIPSGKIALSLLKKVNFPIAAPSANRFGHVSPTKANHVYDDLGSFPDLYIINQIEECDIGIESTVVKISENNEISILRPGAISSLQLNNVLNENNVNIKVNLVKREVKIINEDQELSTNLDSPGQLLTHYSPNIESFIIKNNELKLNKNIPLFSKNLLSKSVLIDFNSKNLKFKELSLCYLDLSDSGDSKEASKNLFHFLRKAEIIENAEFILLPDLNYENNENLSAIFDRIYRAASGKFVLIN; encoded by the coding sequence GTGGCAAAAATCTTAAATTTCTCTGAAGAATCAATGGATCTGTGTGCCCATGCTTTACAAGCAAGTAACTTAGTCGCATTTCCCACGGAAACAGTTTACGGCTTGGGAGCAAATGCGCTTGATGAGAAAGCATTAGAAAAAATTTTCTTTGCCAAAGGAAGGCCAAAGTCAGATCCTCTTATCGTTCATATAAGTGAAATATTCCAAGCTGAAAGCTTAACAGAAATGACTTCATTTCAAAGACATTGTTTTGACATTCTTGGTAAGAAATTTTGGCCAGGTCCTTTGACATTAATTGTGAAGGCCTCCAAAAATATCCCCAAACTTATCACTGCTGGTGGAGATTCTATCGCTATTCGTATTCCATCGGGAAAAATTGCTTTAAGTTTGCTAAAAAAAGTAAATTTTCCAATCGCTGCTCCTAGTGCAAATCGATTCGGTCATGTAAGTCCGACTAAAGCAAATCATGTTTATGATGATTTAGGAAGCTTCCCAGATTTATATATTATAAATCAAATAGAAGAATGCGATATAGGAATTGAATCAACAGTAGTTAAAATATCTGAAAATAACGAAATTTCTATTTTAAGACCAGGAGCTATTAGTTCACTTCAATTAAATAATGTATTAAATGAAAATAATGTAAATATAAAAGTAAATTTAGTTAAAAGAGAAGTGAAAATAATAAATGAAGATCAGGAATTATCAACTAACCTAGACTCTCCTGGACAATTATTAACACATTATTCACCAAATATTGAATCATTTATTATTAAAAATAATGAATTAAAATTAAATAAAAATATTCCATTATTTTCAAAAAACTTATTATCAAAATCCGTTTTAATTGATTTCAATTCTAAAAATTTAAAATTCAAAGAACTTTCACTGTGCTACTTAGACTTATCTGATTCAGGAGATTCTAAAGAAGCAAGTAAAAATTTATTTCATTTTTTAAGAAAAGCAGAGATAATTGAAAATGCTGAGTTTATTTTATTACCAGATTTAAATTATGAAAATAATGAGAATTTAAGTGCTATTTTTGACAGAATTTATAGAGCAGCATCTGGTAAATTTGTACTAATTAATTAG
- the fsa gene encoding fructose-6-phosphate aldolase, with amino-acid sequence MKIFIDSADINEIKSVAELGVCDGVTTNPTLIAKSGQDFKTVLLEIINIIPGPISAEVISSDSKGMLREAEELAKIANSIVIKLPLTQEGLKACKVLTGKGIKTNVTLCFSVGQALLAAKAGATYVSPFIGRLDDIGEEGIRLISEIKELYSAHKVETKILAASIRNPRHVTDAIIAGADIATIPYKVLLQLYNHPLTDKGLAQFIEDWEKSGQKNIIS; translated from the coding sequence ATGAAAATATTTATTGACTCTGCTGATATTAATGAAATTAAATCGGTTGCTGAACTCGGTGTGTGTGATGGTGTAACTACAAATCCAACATTAATTGCGAAATCCGGACAAGATTTTAAAACTGTTTTACTTGAGATTATAAATATTATACCGGGCCCTATTTCTGCAGAAGTGATTTCAAGCGACTCAAAAGGAATGCTTAGAGAAGCAGAAGAACTAGCAAAAATAGCCAATAGCATAGTTATTAAACTTCCGCTTACTCAAGAAGGTTTAAAAGCCTGTAAAGTTTTAACGGGTAAGGGAATTAAAACAAATGTTACCTTATGCTTTAGTGTAGGACAAGCATTGCTTGCCGCTAAAGCTGGTGCAACATATGTATCGCCATTTATTGGAAGATTAGATGATATAGGTGAAGAAGGAATACGCCTTATTTCAGAAATTAAGGAATTATATTCTGCCCATAAAGTTGAAACAAAAATACTTGCAGCAAGTATTCGTAATCCTCGACATGTAACAGATGCCATTATTGCAGGTGCCGATATTGCAACCATTCCTTATAAAGTATTATTACAGCTTTATAATCATCCCTTAACAGATAAAGGTCTTGCTCAATTTATTGAAGATTGGGAAAAATCGGGCCAAAAAAATATTATCTCTTAA
- a CDS encoding NAD(P)H-dependent flavin oxidoreductase: MSYHPGSYGAGGASSPNLVAAVANEGVLGFLAAGYLSTEILEKQIIETKSKTNKIFGVNLFIIDPLIQNNFIKPENICAIEKELGIFKTKKIKIHIDEEIENKIDIIIKHNVKIVSFTFGLPNKKIIEKLKKHNIYTIGSSTNIIEAKIIEELGLDAVVAQGIEAGGHRASFLNHNLRDEIGLISLLQEFQGLIQIPVIASGGIITGKSLLAVETLGATSSQIGTGFLLTEESGIPKSYKESLLNCHSHETILTEYVSGKKARGKFNLLIENLQSKKTKKAEFPIQNSMTKDIRAFASKNENPDFMSLWCGQSVWKIKKIISAKQFIFNIMAEYQEEINKIKKL; the protein is encoded by the coding sequence ATATCCTATCATCCAGGCTCCTATGGGGCTGGAGGAGCATCTTCCCCAAATCTTGTTGCTGCAGTTGCTAATGAGGGTGTTTTAGGCTTTTTAGCAGCAGGTTATTTATCTACAGAAATACTTGAAAAACAAATAATAGAGACTAAATCAAAAACCAATAAAATTTTTGGTGTAAATCTCTTTATTATAGATCCATTAATTCAGAATAATTTTATAAAACCTGAAAATATTTGTGCAATAGAAAAAGAATTAGGAATTTTTAAAACTAAAAAAATAAAAATTCATATTGATGAAGAAATAGAGAATAAAATTGATATTATTATTAAACATAATGTCAAAATTGTTAGTTTTACCTTTGGATTACCAAATAAAAAAATAATTGAAAAATTAAAGAAACATAATATTTATACCATTGGTAGTAGTACAAATATTATTGAAGCTAAAATAATAGAAGAGTTGGGATTAGATGCTGTTGTTGCGCAAGGAATTGAAGCTGGGGGACACAGAGCATCATTTTTAAATCATAATTTAAGAGATGAAATAGGCTTAATTTCATTATTACAAGAATTTCAAGGTTTAATTCAAATTCCCGTGATTGCTTCAGGAGGAATTATTACTGGAAAAAGTTTGTTAGCTGTTGAAACACTTGGTGCAACTTCTTCACAAATTGGAACAGGATTTTTATTAACGGAAGAAAGCGGTATTCCTAAATCTTACAAAGAATCTTTATTAAACTGTCATTCACATGAAACTATTTTAACAGAGTATGTTTCTGGTAAAAAGGCTAGAGGAAAATTTAATTTGTTAATAGAAAATCTACAATCTAAAAAAACAAAAAAAGCTGAATTCCCCATTCAAAATTCTATGACTAAAGATATTCGCGCTTTTGCAAGTAAAAATGAAAATCCAGATTTCATGTCACTTTGGTGCGGACAATCTGTTTGGAAAATTAAAAAAATTATTTCTGCAAAACAATTTATTTTTAATATTATGGCAGAGTATCAAGAAGAGATTAATAAAATAAAAAAATTATAA
- the gyrB gene encoding DNA topoisomerase (ATP-hydrolyzing) subunit B — translation MFNKFNLFVCDPGNYEKKDDGYGSSNITVLEGLEAVRKRPGMYIGNTGTVGLHHLIYEVVDNSIDEYLAGHGSQIEITLHLDGSVTISDNARGIPVDKHPSGKSALEVVMTILHAGGKFDNEVYKTSGGLHGVGASVVNALSSYCRVEVKKNGGVYEQEYKCGIPQFDVRRIGDTTSHGTTTTFKPDSTIFQETTEFSFDYLCARLRELSFLNKGICIRLIDEVKDKTQEFKYEGGLISFVEYLNRSKVVIHPKPIYMLVDREETVIEIALQWNDSYSESVYSYANNINTMEGGAHLTGLRGALTRVVNQLASNDKAVQNLKEGLSPEDIREGLTGVVHVKLRDPQFEGQTKNKLANSRIRTLVESSLNEKLTDYFHENPDVSKKIVSKIVDAARARIAARKAKELTRRKSALDLGGLPGKIADCQDRDPANCELFIVEGDSAGGSAKQGRDRKTQAVLPLKGKILNVEKATTDKMLSNQEIRLLVQALGTGIGRHDNDVDISKLRYHKIVIMTDADVDGAHIRTLFLTFFYRQMQEVIKRGHLYIAQPPLYRYKKQKVEHYLKDDSALEKFLVETAMQDASILDNNSKVIELSVVKNMLSCVERRNRITSILSRRRSSIIVSFLANYTSLTPEIFYNKSGFEKLVEEIKLHVLKYGHIHTKIDFDNEHNRYFAVLDLQLSGKPYHFKFDFDFISSSEFEELKRLSSQLESTFALPLKFSHDKKSRVISSWVDLREFLLSEGRSGAYIQRYKGLGEMNAEQLWETTMQPSTRQFLQVTIEDAIEADNIFSMLMGDDVPPRKEFIESNALNVRNLDA, via the coding sequence ATGTTTAATAAATTCAATTTGTTTGTTTGCGATCCTGGAAATTATGAAAAAAAAGATGATGGATATGGTTCTTCGAACATCACAGTCCTTGAAGGTCTTGAAGCTGTTCGTAAAAGACCTGGGATGTATATTGGTAATACAGGTACAGTTGGTCTTCACCATTTAATTTATGAGGTTGTAGATAACTCAATTGATGAATATTTGGCTGGACACGGTTCCCAAATAGAAATCACTTTGCATCTTGATGGCAGTGTCACAATATCTGATAATGCTCGTGGTATTCCTGTAGACAAACATCCATCCGGAAAAAGCGCTCTTGAAGTTGTAATGACAATATTACATGCCGGCGGTAAATTTGATAATGAAGTTTATAAAACTTCTGGTGGTTTACATGGTGTTGGTGCATCTGTTGTTAACGCTTTATCCAGCTATTGCCGCGTAGAAGTCAAAAAAAATGGTGGTGTTTATGAGCAAGAGTATAAATGCGGTATTCCTCAGTTTGATGTAAGAAGAATTGGAGATACAACATCTCACGGCACAACTACGACATTTAAACCGGATTCAACCATATTCCAGGAAACAACTGAATTTAGTTTTGATTATTTATGCGCTCGTCTTCGGGAATTATCCTTTTTAAATAAAGGAATTTGTATTCGTCTTATTGATGAAGTCAAAGATAAAACTCAAGAGTTTAAATATGAAGGTGGATTAATTAGTTTTGTTGAATATTTAAATAGAAGTAAAGTTGTTATTCATCCAAAACCAATTTATATGCTTGTTGATAGAGAAGAAACTGTTATTGAAATCGCTTTGCAATGGAATGATAGTTATTCCGAAAGTGTTTATTCTTATGCAAATAATATAAATACAATGGAAGGTGGTGCTCACTTAACTGGTTTAAGAGGAGCATTAACTCGTGTTGTAAATCAATTAGCTTCAAATGATAAAGCGGTTCAAAATTTAAAAGAAGGCTTATCACCAGAAGATATTCGAGAAGGTTTAACTGGAGTTGTTCATGTAAAACTTCGTGATCCACAGTTTGAAGGACAAACCAAAAACAAATTAGCAAATTCTAGAATAAGAACTCTTGTAGAAAGTTCGTTAAATGAAAAATTAACGGATTATTTTCATGAAAATCCTGATGTCTCTAAGAAAATTGTGTCAAAAATTGTTGATGCAGCCAGAGCACGTATTGCGGCTCGAAAAGCAAAAGAATTAACTCGCAGAAAAAGTGCATTGGATTTGGGTGGTCTTCCTGGAAAAATTGCAGATTGTCAGGATCGTGATCCTGCTAACTGTGAATTGTTTATCGTGGAAGGGGACTCTGCGGGCGGTTCTGCTAAACAAGGTCGTGATAGAAAAACACAAGCTGTGTTACCTTTAAAAGGTAAAATATTAAATGTAGAAAAAGCGACAACGGATAAAATGTTATCTAATCAAGAAATCCGTTTATTAGTTCAAGCTTTAGGTACAGGTATTGGAAGACACGATAATGATGTTGATATTTCTAAACTTCGTTATCATAAAATAGTCATTATGACGGATGCGGACGTTGATGGAGCTCATATTCGTACTTTATTTTTAACTTTCTTTTATAGACAAATGCAGGAAGTTATTAAAAGAGGACACCTCTACATTGCTCAACCTCCTCTATATAGATATAAAAAACAAAAAGTGGAACATTATTTAAAAGATGATTCTGCTCTTGAAAAATTTCTTGTTGAAACAGCTATGCAAGATGCTTCTATCCTTGATAATAACTCTAAAGTAATTGAGTTATCAGTGGTAAAAAATATGTTGTCATGTGTTGAAAGAAGAAACAGAATTACAAGCATTTTGTCTCGTAGAAGAAGTTCAATAATTGTTAGCTTTTTAGCTAATTATACATCTTTAACTCCAGAAATATTTTATAATAAATCTGGCTTTGAAAAACTTGTTGAAGAAATAAAGCTACATGTTCTAAAATATGGACATATCCATACAAAAATAGATTTTGACAATGAGCATAATCGTTATTTTGCAGTATTAGATCTTCAATTATCTGGCAAACCATATCACTTTAAATTTGATTTTGATTTTATAAGTTCGTCTGAATTTGAAGAATTAAAACGACTTTCTTCTCAATTAGAATCGACTTTTGCTTTACCATTAAAGTTTTCTCATGATAAAAAATCAAGAGTAATTTCTTCATGGGTTGATTTAAGAGAATTTTTACTTTCTGAAGGAAGAAGTGGCGCTTATATTCAACGCTATAAAGGTCTTGGTGAAATGAATGCAGAGCAACTTTGGGAAACCACAATGCAGCCTTCTACAAGACAATTTCTTCAGGTAACAATAGAGGATGCTATTGAAGCAGATAATATTTTTTCTATGTTAATGGGAGATGATGTTCCTCCAAGAAAAGAATTTATCGAATCAAATGCATTGAATGTAAGAAATCTTGATGCTTAA
- a CDS encoding DNA polymerase III subunit beta, which translates to MFKKSKCFFSSDVQSISPEISAEFDRDKLASALLSVSAAQIDPDIGWVQLSFSGGKRVVISSISHNLAIKCEIETPYTGQGVIKVSGKQFSDYVKQLPSTKVYLKAELPSRIQLRCGRSSAKIQLVHDQSQSKIDIPQAGTLVKIKGNLIERWVSSFKDFVSVDDNRFYANGALIWAEKNSENSSVLHAVASDALRLAKSSLNEGVQIENLDSSQVLIPRKALEELKRVATLEPEKEFSLKWHEKELFFSVEADEYTMFAKCIAGQYPPYEAAIPQKINTEIQLDLKSIQDSVKRSLLFADKNKVMKLHFENSLLTMASSTPGQKEGEEVIEMSASIASPFEVNYNGSLIMGILGVLSGLRVQFAWENMNRPVKITGESQRGLEVFYLLVPARF; encoded by the coding sequence ATGTTTAAAAAGAGCAAATGTTTTTTTTCATCCGACGTCCAAAGTATAAGTCCTGAAATTTCTGCTGAGTTTGACAGGGACAAATTAGCTAGTGCGTTATTATCCGTAAGTGCAGCACAAATTGACCCTGATATTGGTTGGGTACAACTTTCTTTTTCCGGTGGTAAAAGAGTTGTTATTTCTTCTATAAGTCACAATCTTGCAATTAAATGTGAAATAGAAACGCCTTATACAGGACAAGGAGTTATTAAGGTTTCTGGAAAGCAGTTTTCAGACTATGTTAAACAACTTCCTTCAACTAAAGTCTATTTAAAAGCCGAACTCCCTTCTAGAATTCAATTAAGATGTGGAAGAAGTTCTGCTAAAATACAACTTGTACATGATCAATCACAAAGTAAAATTGATATTCCACAAGCAGGAACTTTAGTAAAAATCAAAGGAAATTTAATTGAACGCTGGGTTTCAAGCTTTAAAGATTTTGTTTCTGTTGATGATAATAGATTTTATGCAAATGGTGCCTTAATTTGGGCAGAAAAAAATTCCGAAAATAGTTCTGTTTTACATGCAGTAGCAAGTGATGCTTTAAGATTAGCAAAATCATCATTGAATGAAGGCGTTCAAATTGAAAATTTGGATTCAAGTCAAGTTTTAATTCCTAGAAAAGCTTTAGAAGAATTAAAAAGAGTAGCTACTTTAGAACCTGAAAAAGAATTTAGTTTAAAATGGCATGAAAAAGAGCTCTTTTTTTCTGTTGAAGCTGATGAATATACGATGTTTGCAAAATGTATTGCGGGACAATATCCTCCTTATGAAGCAGCTATACCTCAAAAAATAAATACAGAAATTCAACTAGATTTAAAATCAATTCAAGATAGTGTAAAGCGTTCTCTTCTTTTTGCTGACAAAAATAAAGTGATGAAATTACATTTTGAAAATTCACTTTTAACGATGGCAAGTTCCACCCCTGGTCAAAAAGAAGGCGAAGAGGTGATCGAAATGAGTGCATCTATAGCATCTCCATTTGAAGTGAACTATAACGGATCTTTGATTATGGGTATTTTAGGGGTTTTATCTGGATTACGTGTTCAATTTGCTTGGGAAAATATGAACAGACCTGTTAAAATCACTGGCGAAAGTCAAAGAGGTTTAGAAGTTTTTTATCTTCTAGTGCCAGCTCGTTTTTAA
- the gyrA gene encoding DNA gyrase subunit A encodes MSLEKMSVLSANINDEMKNAYLDYAMSVIVSRALPDVRDGMKPVHRRVLYAMYEQNNVHNKPFKKSARIVGDVLGKYHPHGDSAVYGALVRLTQDFSMRYPLIDGQGNFGSIDGDSAAAMRYTEIRLAKISEALMADIEEDTVDFGPNYDNSETQPLVLPTVLPQLLINGQSGIAVGMATNIPPHNLGEVIDALLHMLEKGKTTVDQIMHFIKGPDFPTYGMICGLKGIQDAYRTGRGSIVVRGRAAVESTKGGREQIIVTELPYQVNKLTWIEKIAELVKDEEVQGISDIRDESNKEGIRVVIEIKKGENAEVILNHLYKRTRLQDSFGVNMVCIVRGVPRLLNIKETLEYFLEHRLEVITRRTTFRLRKAEDRLHILEGLKIAVDNIDKVVAIIRGADSRDDAKEKLISAYSLSEKQVGAILDMRLVQLTGLERDKIIAEHKETLAIIADLQDILNKPERVRAIVKEEFINLKNLHNDKRRTEIVADAGDVDIASLIPPADVFVTFSSSGYIKRVNQDEFRTQNRAGKGKTGAALKENDVVKFTFHAHTHDYVLMFSNLGKVYSFKVYELPEASATARGKSINQILTMSSNEQITAMLPVKEFVENQHILMVTKQGTIKKTELSSFSNIRAGGLRAVTLEDGDTLVSVKITSGKNEIIIATANGQAVRFDEDDVRSMGRTAKGVKGITIDDEEKDYVVAAEVVHPEESLLVVTENGYGKRSKLEEYRKTSRGAKGVKTIKISERNGKVITMISVSEDSDIMFTTNTGRVLRISVSSLRVMGRVTQGVCLMRILEDEKIVSVSTPSEFDDTPVTQIESVEEVE; translated from the coding sequence ATGTCACTAGAAAAAATGAGTGTTCTTTCAGCAAATATTAACGATGAAATGAAAAATGCTTATCTCGATTACGCCATGAGCGTAATCGTAAGTCGTGCTCTTCCCGATGTACGCGATGGTATGAAGCCAGTTCATAGACGAGTTTTATATGCTATGTATGAACAAAATAACGTTCATAATAAACCTTTTAAAAAATCGGCGCGTATTGTTGGTGATGTGTTAGGTAAATACCACCCTCATGGAGATAGTGCAGTTTATGGAGCTCTAGTTAGGTTAACTCAAGACTTTTCTATGCGTTATCCTTTAATAGATGGTCAAGGAAACTTCGGTTCGATTGACGGCGACTCTGCTGCGGCAATGCGTTATACGGAAATTCGTTTAGCAAAAATTTCCGAAGCACTTATGGCTGATATTGAAGAAGATACAGTCGACTTTGGTCCTAACTACGATAATAGTGAAACACAGCCTCTTGTTTTGCCAACTGTATTGCCTCAATTATTAATTAATGGACAAAGCGGTATTGCTGTTGGAATGGCAACAAATATACCTCCGCACAATTTAGGCGAAGTGATTGATGCTTTGTTGCATATGCTAGAAAAAGGGAAAACAACTGTTGATCAAATTATGCATTTTATCAAAGGCCCAGATTTTCCTACATATGGCATGATATGTGGTTTAAAAGGGATTCAAGATGCGTACCGTACAGGTAGAGGAAGTATTGTTGTTAGAGGTAGAGCTGCTGTTGAATCCACTAAAGGTGGAAGAGAGCAAATCATAGTAACAGAACTTCCTTATCAAGTGAATAAATTAACTTGGATCGAAAAAATTGCTGAACTAGTTAAAGACGAAGAAGTTCAGGGTATTTCTGATATTCGTGACGAAAGTAACAAAGAAGGTATTCGCGTTGTTATTGAAATTAAAAAAGGTGAAAATGCAGAAGTTATATTAAATCATCTTTATAAAAGAACACGTTTACAAGACTCCTTTGGCGTAAACATGGTTTGTATTGTTAGAGGCGTTCCTCGTTTACTTAATATTAAAGAAACATTGGAATATTTCTTAGAACATCGTCTAGAAGTGATTACGCGTCGAACTACATTCCGCTTACGCAAAGCAGAAGATCGTTTGCACATTTTAGAAGGCTTAAAAATAGCAGTCGATAATATAGATAAAGTTGTTGCTATTATACGTGGTGCAGATAGCCGTGATGACGCAAAAGAAAAACTAATTTCAGCCTATTCATTATCTGAAAAACAAGTTGGCGCTATTCTTGATATGCGTTTAGTTCAATTAACAGGCTTGGAAAGAGATAAAATAATTGCTGAGCATAAAGAAACATTAGCAATCATTGCAGACTTGCAAGATATATTAAATAAACCAGAAAGAGTTCGTGCAATTGTTAAAGAAGAGTTTATTAATTTAAAAAATTTACATAATGATAAAAGACGTACTGAAATTGTTGCAGATGCTGGAGATGTCGATATAGCAAGTTTAATTCCTCCTGCTGATGTTTTTGTAACTTTTTCAAGTTCTGGATATATTAAACGTGTAAATCAAGACGAATTTAGAACGCAAAATAGAGCTGGAAAAGGAAAAACAGGAGCAGCATTAAAAGAAAATGATGTTGTTAAGTTTACATTCCATGCGCATACTCATGATTATGTTCTTATGTTCTCAAATCTTGGAAAAGTTTATAGCTTTAAGGTTTATGAATTGCCAGAAGCATCCGCTACTGCAAGAGGTAAATCTATAAATCAAATTTTAACTATGTCTAGTAATGAACAAATTACGGCTATGTTACCCGTTAAAGAGTTTGTTGAAAATCAACATATTTTAATGGTAACTAAACAAGGAACAATTAAAAAGACAGAATTATCTTCGTTTTCAAATATTCGTGCTGGCGGGTTAAGAGCTGTTACTTTAGAAGATGGAGACACTTTAGTTTCTGTTAAAATCACATCTGGAAAAAATGAAATTATTATTGCTACAGCTAATGGCCAAGCAGTTCGTTTTGATGAAGATGATGTTCGCTCAATGGGAAGAACAGCTAAAGGCGTTAAAGGAATTACTATAGACGATGAAGAAAAAGACTATGTAGTTGCTGCAGAAGTTGTACACCCTGAAGAAAGTTTATTAGTTGTTACTGAAAACGGTTACGGCAAAAGAAGTAAATTAGAAGAATATAGAAAAACAAGTCGTGGTGCAAAAGGCGTAAAAACGATTAAAATAAGTGAACGTAACGGAAAAGTAATTACAATGATTTCCGTTTCTGAAGACTCCGATATTATGTTTACAACAAATACAGGTAGAGTCTTAAGAATTTCAGTTTCTTCATTAAGAGTTATGGGACGAGTTACTCAAGGTGTTTGTTTAATGAGAATTCTTGAAGATGAAAAAATTGTTTCAGTTTCCACTCCAAGTGAATTTGATGACACACCTGTTACTCAAATAGAATCTGTTGAAGAGGTTGAATAA